Sequence from the Vibrio alfacsensis genome:
ACAAGCGAAAGAAGCGCAGCGTCTGCGAGCACAAGCTTACTTAGACCCGATTTCTGGGCTTGGTAACCGCTCTTTCTATATTACTCAAGTCGATCAATGGTTAGCAGAACAGACCCAAGGTGGCATTGCCCTACTCCATGCAGAATACATTGGTGATATCTACGAAACGAAAGACTACCAACGCGCAGATGCGCATGTAAAAGAGCTTTCTCAGCGCCTTAAAAATACCGTCGATGTTCCAGGAGTGACCATCGCGCGTCTATCTAGCGATGAGTTTGGTCTGCTATTCCCGCATATGGATGAAAGCGAATTACGCATCATTGCCGAAAGTATAGTGAGCTGTGTGAATGGTCTAAATACGGACCCAACAGGGTTGGCAAAACCAAAAGCGGCATTGGGTGTGGCACACAGTAAAGACGTAAAAATGCGTTCAGAAGTGCTGTCATTGGTAGACAACGCCCTGTCGAAAGCGAAAGCACAACCAGAAAAATCTTACGGATTTATTGGCAGTGACAGCCCATCGAGCTTAATGGGTAAACAGCAATGGAAAGCGCTCGTTGAAGAAGCCATTCATAGCGGTTGGGTAAAATTCCGTTTTCAGTCTGCGAAGAATACCTGGGGCAAAGTGTTCCACAACGAGGTGTTCTCAAGCATTGAAAAAGATGGTGAGACGTATCGCGCGAACCAATACCTCTTCGCTCTTGAACAGCTTGAAGCGACCAATATTTTCGACCAATTTGTCATTGAGTCGATGATCAAAATGCTAGAAAGTGGGGAGCTCAATGAGCCAGTTGCGATCAATATTGCCCAAAGCAGTTTAGCTCAACCCTCATTCATTCGCTGGACGACACACATGTTGGAAAAACACGTGAAAGTCGCACCAATGCTGCACTTTGAGATCCCAGAAGAGTGCTATATCGAGCACCCACACCATACCGCACTGCTATGTAATGCTCTGCGTCAGTCAGGTGCTGAGTTTGGTGTAGACAACTACGGACGTAACTTCCAATCCCTTGAGTATATTCAGGAATTCCGCCCGAATTACGTCAAACTGGACTACTTATTCACCCACAATTTACACGACGAAAAACAGAAGTTCACCTTAACCTCGATCTCTCGTACCGCCCATAACCTTGGTGTTACAACGATTGCATCGCGCGTTGAGACGCAAATTCAGTTGGACTTCCTCACAGAACACTTTGTTGAGGTTTTCCAAGGTTTCATCGTTGACAAGAATTAAAAGGTTTACCACGGATGAAAGACCCTTTACTGAATTCGCTTATTTACGTTAGCCGTTATTTCGGGTTAGCGAACTCACCGGAAGCCCTGATTAACGGGCTTCCTCTCTCGGAGGGTAGGCTTACGCCATTTCTGCTACCAAGAGCCGCAGAAAGAGCTGGCTTAGTAGCAAAAGAAAACCGTGCAGATCTGGAGAATATCTCGAGCTTAATTCTGCCGGCAATCTTACTCCTCAAAGGGGGAGATTCTTGTGTTCTCAATAGCATTGATACCGAGAATCAAGAAGCAGAAGTCACCACACTTGAGAGCGGAATGGTGCCAATATCCATTCCTCTTGAAGATCTACTGGAGCAATACACTGGTCGTTACTTTTAGTCAAAAGCAATTTCGATATGACGAACGTTCTCCAGAGGTGCTCAAGACGAATGAAGGCCATTGGTTCTGGTCAACCTTGTGGCAGTCGAAACGTATTTATCGTGACGTTCTCATTGCCTCTATCCTAATCAATATCTTTGCCATCGCCGCACCGATGTTCACTCGCTTGGTTTACGACAAGGTCGTACCGAATCTCGCGTTTGAAACCTTGTGGGTACTCGCCAGCGGTATTTTTGTCGTGTTTCTTTTTGATTTTTTATTAAAGTCTCTGCGTAACTACTTTATTGATGTGGCAGGTAAAAAGTCCGATATTTTGATCTCATCGAAGCTCTTCAGTAAGGTGATGGGGATTCGTATGGAGTCTAAACCACCCTCTGTCGGAGCCTTTGCTCGTCACTTGCAAGAATTCGAATCTATACGCGAATTTTTCACCTCCGCAACCGTCAGTGCACTGATCGATTTACCATTCGCTATTTTGTTCTTAATCATCATCTGGCTGATGGCTGGCGATCTTGTTTTCGTTCCAATGGTTGGCGTGCTGATATTAGTGATTCACTCCTATTTGATACAAGGCCCTTTACGTCGATCTATCGAAGAGGGTTCTCGCTTAGCCTCCCAAAAATACGCCAACTTAATCGAAAGCTTGGCTGGGCTTGAAACTGTAAAAATGCTCAGTGCACAAAGCCAATTCCAATACCG
This genomic interval carries:
- a CDS encoding EAL domain-containing protein, whose product is MTSVFVIEFNTTRNSLEQQQRSEVNNTINTVGLALAPYLKDKDKVAVESVINALFDGSTYSVVRLTALDSDYQVVRSYPVKPSDVPQWFIDLNLFKPIHDTRIVTSGWMQLAEVEIISHPGAAYEQLWKGFIRLLTAFGVIFIAGLVSISYILRRSLKPLAAIVKKMHDIANNQFGDPLTRPKTKDLIAVVDGINMMSAQIELSFKEQAKEAQRLRAQAYLDPISGLGNRSFYITQVDQWLAEQTQGGIALLHAEYIGDIYETKDYQRADAHVKELSQRLKNTVDVPGVTIARLSSDEFGLLFPHMDESELRIIAESIVSCVNGLNTDPTGLAKPKAALGVAHSKDVKMRSEVLSLVDNALSKAKAQPEKSYGFIGSDSPSSLMGKQQWKALVEEAIHSGWVKFRFQSAKNTWGKVFHNEVFSSIEKDGETYRANQYLFALEQLEATNIFDQFVIESMIKMLESGELNEPVAINIAQSSLAQPSFIRWTTHMLEKHVKVAPMLHFEIPEECYIEHPHHTALLCNALRQSGAEFGVDNYGRNFQSLEYIQEFRPNYVKLDYLFTHNLHDEKQKFTLTSISRTAHNLGVTTIASRVETQIQLDFLTEHFVEVFQGFIVDKN